A window of the Glaciimonas sp. CA11.2 genome harbors these coding sequences:
- a CDS encoding ABC transporter substrate-binding protein, translating into MKLQQLIKATMVTTVTATALISASAAVNATQVEVLHYWTSGGEAKSVAELKKIMEAKGITWKDFAVAGGAGENATTALKARVIAGSPPTAAQIKGPAIQEWGQEGVLANIDAAATAGKWDALLPKVVSDTMKYQGHYVAAPVNVHRVNWLWVNPEVLKKAGAKTPTTWPEFFDAADKIKKAGFIAIAHGGQPWQDATVFETTALGVGGADFYNKAIVKLDQKALTSPTMIKTFDTLGKIKTYIDKNAPGRDWNLATAMVINGKAGMQFMGDWAKGEFTAAGKQPGKDFLCVPAPGTTGSYTYNIDSIAMFKVKDPAEQKAQLTLATAIMSPEFQEIFNLNKGSIPVRPDIPRAKFDSCAIESMNDMAAANKANTLEPSMAHGMAVSSAVQGAMLDVVSKFMNSNMTSQAATLALAKAAKTK; encoded by the coding sequence ATGAAACTGCAGCAACTCATTAAAGCCACAATGGTAACAACGGTCACAGCAACTGCATTAATATCAGCATCCGCGGCGGTCAATGCCACGCAAGTTGAAGTGCTGCACTATTGGACTTCCGGCGGCGAAGCCAAATCGGTCGCAGAACTGAAAAAAATCATGGAAGCCAAGGGTATAACCTGGAAAGACTTCGCAGTCGCCGGTGGCGCTGGTGAAAACGCGACGACGGCACTTAAAGCCCGCGTCATCGCCGGTAGCCCTCCGACTGCCGCACAGATCAAAGGACCCGCTATTCAGGAGTGGGGCCAAGAAGGCGTGCTGGCGAATATTGACGCCGCCGCAACTGCCGGCAAGTGGGATGCGCTGCTGCCGAAGGTCGTTTCTGACACGATGAAATATCAAGGTCATTATGTGGCTGCGCCTGTCAACGTGCATCGCGTGAACTGGCTTTGGGTAAATCCTGAGGTATTAAAAAAAGCGGGCGCCAAAACGCCGACCACATGGCCAGAATTTTTTGATGCTGCCGATAAGATTAAAAAAGCTGGTTTTATCGCCATCGCACATGGCGGACAGCCATGGCAAGATGCCACGGTCTTTGAAACAACGGCGTTGGGTGTCGGTGGCGCTGATTTTTACAATAAGGCGATCGTGAAGCTGGATCAAAAGGCGCTCACTAGCCCGACTATGATCAAGACTTTTGACACGCTCGGAAAAATCAAAACCTACATCGATAAAAACGCTCCTGGGCGCGATTGGAATCTGGCTACTGCGATGGTCATCAACGGTAAGGCCGGTATGCAGTTTATGGGCGACTGGGCCAAAGGCGAGTTCACCGCTGCAGGCAAACAACCTGGCAAAGATTTCCTCTGCGTACCAGCACCGGGCACAACTGGATCATATACTTACAATATCGACTCGATCGCTATGTTCAAAGTAAAAGATCCTGCGGAACAAAAAGCACAGTTAACACTGGCAACGGCCATCATGAGTCCTGAATTTCAGGAAATTTTCAATCTGAACAAAGGATCAATTCCAGTTCGTCCAGATATTCCACGCGCCAAATTTGACAGTTGCGCAATCGAATCAATGAACGACATGGCAGCCGCAAACAAAGCCAATACTTTAGAGCCAAGTATGGCCCACGGCATGGCGGTCAGTTCGGCAGTCCAAGGCGCAATGCTGGATGTAGTTTCGAAGTTCATGAACTCGAATATGACATCGCAAGCAGCCACGCTGGCATTGGCCAAGGCAGCAAAAACTAAATAA
- a CDS encoding sugar ABC transporter permease: MSDQTLPSSTISAGSARHPSKNLAPRGRIAAFADSWLPRLVLSPTIIISLVFVYGFIALTGWMSLTDSRMMPNYTLVGFHQYTDLFGLDRWWVAATNLGIFGGLFIVICLAIGLFMAIFLDQKIRGEGALRAIYLYPMALSFIVTGAAWKWILNPGLGLEKMMHDWGFTHFTFDWLVNSDFSIYTVVIAGVWQSSGFVMALFLAGLRGIDDSVIKAAQVDGASLPTIYRRIVIPALRPVFFSALLILAHIAIKSFDLVMALTAGGPGTSSDVPAIFMYQYSFSRGQLGLGAASAMMMLATVMAVLVPMMYLETKGARNGR, encoded by the coding sequence ATGTCCGATCAAACCCTCCCCTCTTCAACGATATCAGCCGGGAGCGCTCGTCATCCCTCGAAAAATCTAGCACCGCGAGGGCGCATCGCTGCTTTCGCCGATAGCTGGCTACCGCGTCTGGTATTATCACCGACCATTATTATTTCACTTGTATTTGTCTACGGATTCATTGCACTGACGGGATGGATGTCGCTGACCGACTCCCGCATGATGCCGAACTATACGTTAGTTGGTTTTCATCAATATACGGATTTGTTCGGCCTTGACCGTTGGTGGGTCGCTGCGACGAATCTAGGCATTTTCGGCGGGCTGTTCATTGTGATTTGCCTTGCAATTGGCCTTTTCATGGCGATTTTTCTGGATCAGAAAATTCGCGGTGAAGGCGCTTTACGCGCCATTTATCTTTATCCAATGGCGCTGTCGTTCATCGTTACTGGCGCGGCGTGGAAGTGGATTTTGAATCCAGGACTCGGTCTGGAAAAGATGATGCATGACTGGGGATTTACCCACTTTACATTTGACTGGCTGGTTAATTCTGACTTCTCGATTTATACCGTGGTCATTGCCGGTGTCTGGCAGTCATCGGGATTTGTAATGGCGTTATTTCTGGCGGGGCTACGCGGCATTGACGACAGCGTTATCAAGGCCGCCCAAGTCGATGGCGCCAGCCTGCCAACGATCTATCGGCGCATTGTCATCCCTGCTTTACGTCCGGTATTTTTTAGCGCCTTACTGATACTTGCCCACATCGCTATTAAGAGTTTCGATCTGGTGATGGCGTTAACTGCTGGCGGTCCTGGCACTTCGTCCGACGTACCGGCAATCTTCATGTATCAATATTCATTCTCCCGCGGTCAACTGGGATTGGGCGCGGCGTCGGCAATGATGATGCTGGCAACCGTCATGGCAGTATTAGTGCCGATGATGTACCTGGAAACGAAAGGAGCGCGCAATGGCCGCTAA
- a CDS encoding carbohydrate ABC transporter permease: MSNTKSNGSTIHHEGSKLTIGRAAIYVLLIFCALYYLIPLYVMLSTSVKTLDEIRTGNLLSLPHTLTGAAWIKAWGHACTGVDCNGLAPYFWNSLRMAIPAVLISTLIGSLNGYVLAHWRFRGSEIVFTALMVGCFIPFQVVILPMARLLGMVNLANTTPGLVFVHIVYGIAFTTLFFRNYYITVPEELVKAARIDGAGFFMTYRKIIFPLSLPIFMVCFIWQFTQIWNDFLFGVVFGGSDAKPVTVALNNLVNTSTGVTEYNVNMAAAIIAALPTLVVYLLAGKYFVRGLTAGAVKG, translated from the coding sequence ATGAGCAACACTAAAAGCAACGGCAGCACCATCCACCACGAGGGTTCCAAGCTTACAATCGGTCGTGCGGCGATTTACGTACTGTTGATTTTTTGCGCGCTGTATTACCTGATACCGCTGTATGTGATGCTGAGTACATCCGTCAAAACGCTGGATGAAATACGCACAGGCAATCTACTCTCGCTACCGCACACTCTCACCGGCGCAGCATGGATCAAAGCATGGGGTCACGCATGTACGGGCGTCGATTGCAACGGCCTGGCCCCCTACTTCTGGAACTCACTCAGAATGGCGATTCCGGCCGTACTCATATCGACTCTCATCGGTTCACTGAATGGTTACGTGCTCGCGCATTGGCGCTTCCGCGGGTCTGAGATTGTCTTTACCGCACTGATGGTCGGCTGCTTCATTCCGTTTCAGGTTGTTATTCTGCCGATGGCGCGTTTGTTGGGGATGGTCAATTTAGCCAATACAACGCCCGGCCTGGTGTTTGTACACATTGTGTACGGCATCGCGTTCACCACCTTGTTCTTCCGCAATTACTACATTACGGTGCCAGAGGAGCTGGTGAAGGCGGCACGTATTGATGGTGCAGGTTTCTTCATGACTTATCGCAAAATTATTTTCCCATTGTCGCTGCCGATTTTCATGGTCTGCTTCATCTGGCAATTTACGCAAATCTGGAATGACTTTTTGTTCGGCGTGGTGTTTGGTGGCTCGGACGCTAAACCAGTCACAGTCGCGCTCAACAATCTGGTCAATACCTCGACCGGGGTGACTGAATACAATGTCAATATGGCCGCCGCGATCATCGCTGCATTGCCGACATTGGTGGTGTACTTGCTGGCTGGAAAATATTTTGTCCGCGGGCTAACTGCTGGCGCTGTGAAAGGCTGA
- a CDS encoding sn-glycerol-3-phosphate ABC transporter ATP-binding protein UgpC, which translates to MASLSIRNVRKVYPNGNEVLKGIDLEIADGEFLILVGGSGCGKSTLLNMIAGLETVSEGEIMIGDRVVNDIPPKARDIAMVFQSYALYPTMTVRENISFGLGIRKVPKAEQKKIVDRVAQTLQITHLLDSKPALLSGGQRQRVAMGRAIARDPSLFLFDEPLSNLDAKLRVEMRAEIKLLHQRLGSTIVYVTHDQIEAMTLGDKIAVMKDGVVQQFGTPQDIYDNPQNLFVAGFIGSPSMNFLRGKLVSHGSNGGAAFNLEHDGQSTLVPLPPTHTETPAIASWIGREIILGIRPEHVTDAQSARGAEIGASISHDDYCPSEVSCTIEMTEPTGPDTLVFTYFNGARVTCRTHPRAAAKPKEQMQLAFDLSKAVFFDPESEQRVS; encoded by the coding sequence ATGGCTAGTTTATCAATTCGCAATGTGCGCAAAGTGTATCCAAACGGCAATGAAGTTCTCAAAGGTATTGATCTGGAGATTGCAGATGGGGAATTTCTGATTTTGGTCGGTGGCTCCGGGTGCGGCAAGTCGACGCTGCTGAACATGATCGCCGGGCTGGAAACTGTCTCCGAAGGGGAAATCATGATCGGCGACCGCGTGGTCAACGATATCCCACCAAAGGCGCGTGACATCGCGATGGTATTTCAATCGTATGCTTTGTATCCAACCATGACCGTGCGCGAAAATATTTCGTTTGGTCTTGGCATCCGCAAAGTACCCAAAGCCGAACAGAAAAAAATCGTCGACCGGGTAGCACAAACCCTTCAAATTACCCATCTGTTAGACAGCAAGCCAGCCCTTCTTTCGGGCGGCCAGCGCCAACGCGTCGCTATGGGTCGGGCTATCGCACGCGATCCGTCGCTGTTTTTATTTGATGAACCGCTATCCAATCTGGATGCCAAACTACGGGTAGAAATGCGGGCAGAAATTAAATTATTGCATCAACGTCTTGGCAGCACTATCGTCTACGTTACCCACGATCAGATCGAAGCGATGACGCTGGGTGACAAAATTGCCGTCATGAAAGACGGCGTGGTGCAACAATTCGGCACGCCACAAGACATCTACGACAATCCCCAAAATTTGTTTGTGGCTGGGTTTATCGGCTCGCCGTCAATGAACTTCCTGCGCGGCAAACTGGTCTCGCACGGAAGCAATGGCGGTGCTGCCTTCAATCTGGAACATGACGGACAATCCACATTGGTTCCGCTGCCCCCAACGCATACAGAAACACCCGCCATTGCCAGTTGGATCGGTCGCGAAATCATCTTGGGGATTCGTCCGGAACACGTCACTGATGCACAAAGCGCCCGCGGTGCAGAAATTGGCGCTTCGATTTCACATGATGACTATTGTCCGAGCGAAGTCTCCTGCACCATCGAAATGACCGAGCCAACCGGCCCTGACACGCTCGTATTCACGTACTTCAATGGTGCACGCGTCACCTGCCGCACCCATCCTCGCGCAGCCGCAAAACCGAAGGAACAAATGCAATTGGCTTTCGACTTATCGAAGGCGGTATTTTTTGATCCTGAGTCGGAGCAGAGAGTTAGTTAA
- a CDS encoding DUF1289 domain-containing protein yields the protein MSVKSPCIEVCKFDRKSGFCTACLRTRDECKGWKKMKDNQRHQIINDRRRRETKLPAGGESSP from the coding sequence ATGAGTGTGAAATCACCCTGTATAGAGGTCTGTAAATTTGACCGAAAATCTGGCTTCTGCACCGCTTGCCTGCGCACGCGTGACGAGTGCAAGGGATGGAAAAAAATGAAAGATAACCAACGCCATCAAATAATCAATGACCGCCGAAGACGAGAAACAAAGCTGCCCGCCGGAGGCGAGTCATCGCCCTAA